Proteins encoded in a region of the Pseudothermotoga elfii DSM 9442 = NBRC 107921 genome:
- a CDS encoding tyrosine-type recombinase/integrase, with protein sequence MKTDVDLLKRFEAVLRSQKLSSMTVRAYMSAVRKFTQSIEELNVEEILKWAETTAEGRKPSTVNLYYCAIRRFLEEVSPEILLDLRNKLKVKGRSSTIPKALSEREFLKLWNKAVKIFDEDYRQLLIVGLAGYAGLRVSEIRSLKVGHINLREDHILVNGKGRKMRIVPIPSKLKPYIFKIVPKLKEEEPLLKNLSGKPITSHGISYLLKNLAKKTGIKHISPHVLRHTAATNLLKKGVNLKIVQEFLGHSSLATTERYLRVTINDMKENLRKAGY encoded by the coding sequence ATGAAAACAGATGTTGATTTACTCAAACGTTTTGAAGCCGTTCTTCGGAGTCAAAAATTGAGTTCAATGACCGTCAGAGCCTATATGTCCGCTGTGAGGAAATTTACACAGAGCATTGAAGAGCTCAATGTAGAAGAGATCCTCAAATGGGCTGAAACAACTGCAGAAGGTCGGAAGCCATCTACAGTGAATCTATATTACTGTGCTATAAGAAGATTTCTTGAGGAAGTTTCTCCAGAAATATTACTTGATTTAAGAAACAAACTTAAAGTTAAGGGAAGGTCTTCTACTATACCGAAAGCGCTTTCTGAAAGAGAGTTTCTAAAGTTATGGAACAAGGCTGTTAAGATATTTGATGAAGATTACAGGCAACTTCTTATTGTTGGCCTTGCAGGCTATGCAGGTTTGAGGGTTAGTGAGATCAGATCTTTAAAAGTAGGGCACATAAATCTTCGGGAAGATCATATATTGGTTAATGGAAAAGGAAGGAAAATGAGAATAGTTCCGATTCCTTCCAAACTTAAACCCTATATATTCAAGATAGTTCCTAAATTGAAAGAAGAAGAACCTCTCTTGAAAAATCTTTCCGGCAAACCAATAACTTCCCATGGTATTTCATATCTGCTCAAAAATCTTGCAAAGAAAACTGGAATTAAACATATATCACCGCATGTTTTAAGGCACACCGCTGCGACGAATCTTTTGAAGAAAGGTGTAAATCTCAAAATTGTCCAGGAATTTCTTGGGCACTCGAGTCTGGCGACCACGGAAAGGTATCTGAGAGTGACTATCAACGATATGAAAGAAAATTTGAGAAAAGCAGGTTATTGA
- a CDS encoding HD-GYP domain-containing protein → MQQKKILIVAESRNKLKSIQEFLQGKCLLDICENCIDAYRICRKSPCEYDLLITYCDYPFNILPLIRAIRNDISFIHPYILAVTDDRLKTTTIALKAGADSVVEKETVQDFLRSALEKEKKSTDLRAFTEFAMKIIEYKNFPTYEHSKNVKIISSILANLYFLENKKIDFQFHDNLRIAALFHDIGKILVPESILCKPSSLTYDEFNTMKSHTRRGAELFSTISKIYPEDELLSACMKVCLYHHEKFDGSGYPHGLKGEQIPLEARIVAIADVFDALTSVRYYRSAYSLEKALRVMEEEKAHYDPYIFHLFMDNIEFFCNLKLDSSHSESPL, encoded by the coding sequence ATGCAGCAGAAAAAAATACTAATAGTTGCGGAAAGCAGAAATAAACTCAAAAGCATTCAAGAGTTTCTTCAGGGAAAATGTTTACTTGACATATGCGAAAACTGCATAGATGCCTACAGGATCTGTCGAAAATCACCCTGTGAATATGACCTTCTCATAACATATTGTGATTATCCATTCAATATTCTTCCTTTGATACGTGCAATAAGAAATGATATATCCTTCATACATCCGTATATTCTTGCTGTTACGGATGACAGGCTTAAAACAACCACCATAGCATTAAAGGCTGGTGCAGATAGTGTTGTTGAAAAAGAAACAGTTCAGGATTTTCTGAGATCTGCCCTTGAAAAAGAAAAAAAGTCAACAGATCTCAGGGCCTTTACAGAGTTCGCAATGAAAATCATTGAGTATAAAAACTTCCCCACTTACGAACATTCGAAAAATGTAAAAATTATTTCCTCTATCCTGGCAAATCTCTACTTTCTGGAAAACAAAAAGATTGATTTTCAATTTCACGATAATTTGAGGATTGCGGCACTTTTTCATGATATAGGAAAAATACTTGTTCCTGAATCGATTCTCTGTAAACCGTCTTCGCTAACATATGATGAGTTCAATACTATGAAAAGCCACACCAGGAGGGGAGCTGAACTTTTCTCGACAATTTCGAAAATTTATCCGGAAGACGAATTGTTGTCAGCATGTATGAAAGTATGTTTATACCATCACGAAAAGTTTGATGGAAGTGGATATCCTCACGGATTAAAAGGCGAGCAGATTCCTCTGGAAGCAAGAATTGTGGCGATTGCGGATGTTTTTGACGCGTTAACATCAGTTAGATACTATAGATCTGCTTATTCGTTAGAAAAAGCTCTACGTGTCATGGAAGAGGAAAAAGCTCATTATGATCCCTATATTTTTCATCTGTTCATGGACAATATCGAGTTCTTCTGCAACTTGAAATTAGACAGCTCTCATTCTGAAAGTCCGTTATAG
- a CDS encoding adenosine-specific kinase, which translates to MNFEIVQVKIPEGANVIIGHSHFIKTVEDLYEVIVTTNPNIKFGLAFNEASGPCLIRYEGNDQQLTDVAIENARNIGAGHLFVLVIKDGYPINILNQIKNVQEVCRIFAATANPLQVIVTETDQGRAVLGVVDGYKIKDVETEKDREFRHNFLRQVTKYKK; encoded by the coding sequence ATGAATTTTGAGATTGTACAGGTCAAAATTCCAGAAGGGGCTAACGTCATTATAGGTCATTCACATTTTATTAAGACCGTGGAAGATTTGTATGAAGTCATAGTCACAACAAACCCAAATATTAAATTTGGCCTGGCTTTTAATGAAGCAAGTGGCCCTTGCCTGATAAGGTATGAAGGCAATGACCAGCAATTAACTGATGTAGCAATCGAAAATGCCAGAAATATAGGTGCTGGGCATCTATTTGTACTTGTTATCAAAGATGGTTACCCCATAAACATACTCAATCAAATCAAAAATGTTCAGGAAGTTTGCAGAATCTTCGCAGCTACAGCAAACCCACTTCAGGTAATTGTAACTGAAACAGATCAAGGAAGAGCTGTTCTTGGTGTGGTAGATGGATACAAAATCAAGGATGTCGAAACAGAAAAAGATAGAGAGTTCAGACACAATTTTTTAAGACAGGTCACAAAATACAAGAAATAA
- a CDS encoding dihydrodipicolinate synthase family protein, whose translation MGAKGCVSGPAAVFPEFFVRLYEQFKKGDIEGARQTQRKLTKLSLALGDGASIPILKTVLSWRGINAGGCRSPLKILNETELQKLKISIETVLEEVKLTF comes from the coding sequence ATGGGTGCAAAGGGGTGTGTTTCAGGTCCTGCAGCAGTTTTCCCCGAGTTTTTTGTAAGGCTGTATGAGCAGTTCAAAAAAGGTGATATCGAAGGAGCAAGGCAAACTCAGAGAAAACTTACAAAACTTTCACTTGCCTTGGGAGATGGAGCAAGTATTCCTATATTGAAAACAGTTTTGAGCTGGCGAGGAATCAACGCAGGCGGATGCAGATCACCTCTTAAAATTCTTAATGAAACCGAGCTTCAGAAATTGAAGATCTCAATTGAAACCGTTCTTGAGGAGGTAAAATTAACCTTTTGA